Part of the Nicotiana sylvestris chromosome 5, ASM39365v2, whole genome shotgun sequence genome is shown below.
CAGAAAGGAGAAGAGAGAGCTTTGTTATTTCTTCATTCTTTTTTGCTGTATTTCGATTCATTGTTCTTAGCCTTCTcactttttcttcttcaattgaaGGAAAATTTCAGAAAAATTTTGTTTCTGATAAAGGAAAGAGAGAGGAGGAGtaacaattttttattttaaaaaatcatTTTTAATTTCAAATTCAATTTCTGCTTAGGATTTGGATTCTGTGTAAAAAGAAGATATGAATGTGATGCGACGCCTCAAGAGCATTGCTTCTGGTCGATCTTCCGTTTCGGATCCTGTAATTTTCTTCCTtatgaattttaatttttatgcCAATTTGGGGGAAATGTTACTTGAATTAGATAACGTAATGAAAATTCATagcattttttttgttgtttgccATTTTTTTTGTTTGCTTCGTTTTTTTGGGGGGAAAAAAGCTATAGTTTGGCTTGGTAGTGATAGAAGCAATCTCATATATTAACTCTGTAATTTTTTTGTTATAATTTCTCCATCAGATTAGTAGTTTGCAACGTTAGCTGAAGATAGTTTTTTAGATAAATCatgagattttatttatttatttttatttaatttttagataaatcatgaaattttatttatttatttatttttatataacgGTGCCTGGGCTAGCTTGGATAATTCTATCCTATACCTGTTACCTCCCACCAGCGGGTACCTCTACCCACTAAGGATTAGTCATATAGAAAGAAATTTCCTAATGTTTTTTTGCCTCATTTCAGATTTGAACATGTTTTTATTGTTTCTCCTGATGAGATTTAAGTGCAATCTCattaatttcttttaatttaataggGTGGGGATTTTAGCCTAAAGAGAGTAAAGGTTGAGCAGGAAGTAGATCACAGGGTCGATGGCGAAACTCAATCAGAAGAGCAATGTACTATAGCTCCTAAACAGGATGTGATTTCTACGTCTAGTGAAAGTACTACTACTACATTGAATGTTGATACTAGACCAGAAAAATCTGGATATGAGGAGCTTCCaaaggaaatgaatgaaatgaaaaTTAGAGACGACAAGACTAATGGACGCGAGGATGACATAAAGGTACCTTCTTATTTATGTCAATTCGGGTTTTTGATATAAATATCTTGATGCTTTTTGTGTATGAAGAAGCCTTTTGATTTCTAAAATGTTACTGAAAATAGGATATGGAGCCTGCTGTTGTTAGTGGTAATGGAACAGAAACAGGTCAGATAATCGTGACTACTTTGAGTGGTCGAAATGGACAGCAGAAAAAGGTGAGTTTCATGTTCATAGTTGAACAAAAGTAGATGTGACAGCTTGTGTGTTATTATCTGTTTGAGCTTAATCAATATGACTTTCATGTTATTATCCCAGACGCTGTCTTACATGGCTGAACGTGTGGTGGGCACGGGTTCATTTGGAGTTGTATTTCAGGTAAAGTTAGTGCTTTTAGGAAAGATTAGGTGGTTATTGAAACATTGAAGTCTCCTGGGTGGCTGTGCTTGACTTTTGCTAATATCTTCATATTTTTTATACTTCTTAGGCTAAGTGCCTTGAAACAGGTGACTCTGTCGCAATAAAGAAGGTTTTACAGGATAGGAGATACAAGAACAGGGAACTACAGATTGTGCGCATACTTGATCATCCTAATGTTGTTCACTTGAGACACTGTTTCTATTCTACTACTGAGAAGAATGAGGTTTACCTTAACCTTGTTTTGGAGTATGTGTCTGAAACTGTTTACCGAGTTTCAAGGCACTACAGCCGAGTGAACCATCACATGCCCATCATATATGTTCAACTATACACTTACCAGGTGAGCATTTGCTgcattctttcctttttcctgtaATGGTTCCGGACTTTCAGCAAATTGATATTGTGAATTAGCTTGACACTTCAGAAGCTACAACTTGATTCTTTTCTCATAATGAAAATTCTGCAGCTATGTCGGGCTCTGAATTACATGCACAACGTAACTGGCGTATGTCACCGTGATATTAAACCTCAGAATCTTTTGGTAAGATCTGCTGGTTATGCTCCTTGCTTTTAGGTGTTCATAGCTCTTCCATTTTGTTGGTTATCTGACATAGTTGTTTTTTCCTCTCCCGCCATTCTTCTTGCCTCAGTTCTAACTATTTGTCGTATTATTGTTTTACTTACTGCTACAGGTTAATCCCCACACTCATCagttaaagatatgt
Proteins encoded:
- the LOC104223883 gene encoding shaggy-related protein kinase epsilon-like, with amino-acid sequence MNVMRRLKSIASGRSSVSDPGGDFSLKRVKVEQEVDHRVDGETQSEEQCTIAPKQDVISTSSESTTTTLNVDTRPEKSGYEELPKEMNEMKIRDDKTNGREDDIKDMEPAVVSGNGTETGQIIVTTLSGRNGQQKKTLSYMAERVVGTGSFGVVFQAKCLETGDSVAIKKVLQDRRYKNRELQIVRILDHPNVVHLRHCFYSTTEKNEVYLNLVLEYVSETVYRVSRHYSRVNHHMPIIYVQLYTYQLCRALNYMHNVTGVCHRDIKPQNLLVNPHTHQLKICDFGSAKMLVPGEPNISYICSRYYRAPELIFGATEYTNAIDMWSAGCVFAELLLGQPLFPGESGVDQLVEIIKILGTPTREEIRCMNPNYKEFKFPQMKAHPWHKIFNRRIPPEAVDLASRLLQYSPTLRCTALEACAHPFFDALREPNACLPNGRPLPPLFNFTPQELSGAPTELRQRLIPEHMRK